CAATTTTAATCAGAAGGTTATAGATCCATATGGATGAGACATCCAGCGCCGAACCGCGCCTGAGGGGCGCGGCTCGCAAGGTTCTAGCAGAGGTGGGCGGTCAATAACGCAGCGTGACCGGGGACCGTCACCCGGTTGCAGAAGTGTGCAGCAGGTCAGTCCGGCGCCAAACCGGCCTGGAAACCAGCCTTACGAATGCCGACCAGGGCCGCTTGCTCGTCCTCGTCCGAGGAGGCACCACTGACACCTGCCGCCCCGATCACCCGGTCATTTTCATCCAGAATCACGACCCCACCGGGTACGGGAACGAATGTCCCCTCCGCGGCTGCAGCCACCGAAGCCAGAAAGGCCGGTCGTTGCTGATTGCGTTCTCCCACGATACGACTGGCAATGCCATTGCCGAGTGCGGCATAGGCCTTGCCCCTGGCCACGGCAAAGCGCAGCGGCGCACAACCATCCTCTCGCTCGGCGGCAATGATGTTGCCGCCCATGTCGAGCACAACGACGGTCAACGGCTCCATGTCGGTATTGCGGGCTTCGCTGAATGCCGTGTCGACAATCTGGCGAGCCTGTAGGCGGGAAATCTGAACGTGGGAACGAAACACCTTGCCAGCCATGGGCGGTTCCTTGCGACAATGGATTATTGTTGTCTTGATTTTGAATTCATAATACCTTTCAGAGATTCAAGTCAAGGCGACGCCGCTGGACTCTGTGCGTTTTCGCCACTGCCTTTCTCCGATCAAGAACCGACAATGGAAAAAATCCAGCATAGAAACCTCTACCGCGAAGTTGCCGATCGTGTTCGGGAACTGATTGAACAGGGTGCCTTGACCCCAGGCGAGCGCATCTCGGAAAAGAAGCTCTGCGAACAGTTCGGGGTATCGCGTACCCCGTTACGCGAGGCGCTCAAGGTGATGGCTTCGGAAGGCTTGGTGGAGCTGCTGCCCAACCGTGGTGCGCGGGTCACGCGCCTGACCGTAAAGAAGGTGCGCAACACTTATGATGTAATGGCCGCGTTGGAAGGCCTGTCAGGTGAATTGGCCTGCCAGAACATCACTGAACAGGAATTTTCGGTTATCCAGCAGCTTCATGAGACGATGCTCGATCACTACCGAAAGCGCGAATTGCAGCCCTATTTTCGGGTCAACCAGCAGATTCATGAACGCATTATTGCAGCGGCCGATAACGAGGTGCTCGAAGAGATGTACAGTAACCTCAGCCAACGCGTAAAGCGTGTCCGTTATTCGAAGAAGATGACGGATGATTTCTGGCGACGTGCCGTTGAAGACCATGAGGCCATGATTGATGCACTGCAAAAACGTGATGGCCTCATGCTGGGGCGCATTCTTCGCGAACATTTGTGCAACAAGCTCGAAGTCGCTTCCCTCGAGGGCATGATTGAAGCGGAGGAAGACGAGTTTTCCTCCCGGGCGGCCTCTTCCTGACTCCAGGCCGTCACTGCCAGGCCTCCAGGCGCATCGCCGCACGCACCAGCCGCTCGTTCTCGGCTTCGATCTCGCGCAGGCTGTTGCCGATGCTCTCGAGATGCTCCAGTGCCGCCTGCTCGGCGCCGTCGGCGTCCTGATCGATCACCGCGCGATACAGCCGCTCGTGCTGGCTATTGATCCGCTCGCGCGACGCCGGGCGGTGGTAGAGGTTCTTGACCGAGGCGAATACCGAACTCAGCAGCAAGTCGGTCAGGCTCTGCAGGGTGTAGACCAGCACCGGATTGTGCGAGGCCTCGCAGATCGCCAGATGGAAGCCGTGGTCGTAGCGCGCCAGGCGTTCGACATCGATCTCGCCGGGCTGACTGACATAGTTCGCCATGGCCTCGTAACGATGGCCGATGACCACCCGATCGGCCGGGGTTCCACGCAGCGCCGCAAGCCGTGCCGACTCGCCCTCGAGCAACGATCGCACTTCGAGTAGGTCGTAGAGCGTACGGGGATGATCGCGGAACAGATGCATCAACGGGCTGTCGTCGCGGCGCGG
The genomic region above belongs to Halomonas zincidurans B6 and contains:
- a CDS encoding GlcG/HbpS family heme-binding protein; the encoded protein is MAGKVFRSHVQISRLQARQIVDTAFSEARNTDMEPLTVVVLDMGGNIIAAEREDGCAPLRFAVARGKAYAALGNGIASRIVGERNQQRPAFLASVAAAAEGTFVPVPGGVVILDENDRVIGAAGVSGASSDEDEQAALVGIRKAGFQAGLAPD
- a CDS encoding GntR family transcriptional regulator — encoded protein: MEKIQHRNLYREVADRVRELIEQGALTPGERISEKKLCEQFGVSRTPLREALKVMASEGLVELLPNRGARVTRLTVKKVRNTYDVMAALEGLSGELACQNITEQEFSVIQQLHETMLDHYRKRELQPYFRVNQQIHERIIAAADNEVLEEMYSNLSQRVKRVRYSKKMTDDFWRRAVEDHEAMIDALQKRDGLMLGRILREHLCNKLEVASLEGMIEAEEDEFSSRAASS
- the glcC gene encoding transcriptional regulator GlcC; the encoded protein is MVADSTMPGGTRTPDAVAAKLEQLVLDGIIRPGQLLPSERRLCDKLGVSRASLREGLRVLRGKGIIETRQGRGSVVARLIPRRDDSPLMHLFRDHPRTLYDLLEVRSLLEGESARLAALRGTPADRVVIGHRYEAMANYVSQPGEIDVERLARYDHGFHLAICEASHNPVLVYTLQSLTDLLLSSVFASVKNLYHRPASRERINSQHERLYRAVIDQDADGAEQAALEHLESIGNSLREIEAENERLVRAAMRLEAWQ